A genomic region of Gossypium hirsutum isolate 1008001.06 chromosome D01, Gossypium_hirsutum_v2.1, whole genome shotgun sequence contains the following coding sequences:
- the LOC121213527 gene encoding receptor-like protein 6: MKGWLIPLYFLLFSLFFTSCSSALPLPSCPHDQSAALTQFNNSFSVDALCQSAKTISWKKGTNCCLWDGVKCDNEAGNVITLDLSFSCLIGPLHSNSTLFLLRHLRQLNLAGNHFNMSPIASQFGKLTSLTHLNISESGFEGKIPLAISYLSKLLSLDLSDNHGLIFEGHVFENVVKNLTQLRHLHLSNIDMSSVAPTSFINMSSYITTLILENNGLQGKFPEDVFHFPYLQKFELFEIDNQLELKFPKTNWSGPLKSLQVSSPYLQELPDSVGNLRSLEILDLGGGNLKGPIPASLGNLTQLEHLDLSHNNFDGPIPCSVFNFTQLQFLDLSKNKLVGSFPSKVSGLSQLSILRLHHNFLSGRVPSWFFTLPSLVELMLNSNKLNGNFELTKLSELSKLEVLSLSDNALSSFTSASNSNYSLPRLVSLQLSSCNISEFPNFVRNLEGLNFLNLSYNRIHVIEADMFLKFKGLQVLDLSHNIPLSVGNNSEVDLVLPWLSDLCLSSCNITELSNFLTTQESLMFLDLSNNNIQGRITEQENNWGSNLVNLDLSNNLLTALEYYPWKSIELLDLGSNLIEGPLLAPPPSTMAFLISNNRLNGEIPSSICNPESSYLILYLDLSYNNLSGAISKCLGLRYHSILDLQMNKFYGNIPDFWVERNYGLQILNLNNNDFDGSLPKSLANCLGLEVLNLANNKINDTFPHWLGDLPRLKVLVLRSNYFHGQIAHSANESHFSTLQILDLSYNRFSGFLPTTYFRNFKGMTNLASVPMEYIGADRSYYIYSLALTIKGVEFMLERVLTIFAAIDMSSNRFEGTIPETVGNLISLKVLNLSHNHLTGHIPSSLGNLAQLESLDLSCNKLVGEIPSELTDLNFLEVLNLSENQLVGLIPQGKQFNTFLNDSYVGNTELCGFPVSKSCGHSDPPSAIFEEEEFDSAFGLDWKFVMMGYGCGLVFGFSAGYIMMTIRKPKWLVWMIQQAGNRVLRRFKKNR; the protein is encoded by the coding sequence ATGAAAGGGTGGTTAATACCCTTGTATTTTCTGTTATTTTCCCTCTTCTTTACCTCTTGTTCTTCGGCTCTACCACTACCGTCGTGCCCTCATGATCAAAGTGCTGCTTTAACCCAATTCAACAACTCTTTTTCAGTTGATGCCTTATGCCAAAGTGCTAAAACAATCTCTTGGAAGAAAGGAACAAACTGTTGTTTGTGGGATGGGGTTAAGTGTGATAACGAAGCAGGGAATGTGATTACCCTTGATCTTAGCTTCAGCTGCCTTATTGGTCCTCTCCACTCTAACAGCACCCTCTTCCTTCTCCGCCATCTCCGTCAGCTAAACCTTGCTGGGAATCATTTCAACATGTCCCCGATTGCATCCCAGTTTGGTAAGTTGACTAGTTTGACCCATCTAAACATCTCTGAATCAGGATTTGAAGGTAAAATCCCCCTTGCAATCTCATACCTTTCTAAACTGTTGTCCCTCGACCTATCCGATAATCATGGTTTGATCTTTGAAGGGCATGTCTTTGAAAATGTCGTGAAAAACCTGACGCAACTAAGACACCTTCATCTCTCAAATATCGATATGTCTTCAGTTGCACCTACCTCTTTCATTAACATGTCTTCTTACATAACAACTCTTATCCTTGAGAATAATGGACTTCAAGGAAAGTTCCCCGAAGATGTTTTCCACTTTCCATACCTGCAGAAGTTCGAACTTTTTGAGATCGATAACCAGCTAGAACTCAAGTTCCCAAAGACAAATTGGAGTGGCCCCCTCAAGTCATTGCAAGTCTCATCTCCATATTTGCAGGAACTACCTGATTCAGTTGGCAATCTTAGATCTCTGGAGATATTGGATCTCGGCGGTGGTAATTTGAAAGGTCCAATTCCAGCATCTCTCGGAAACCTCACACAACTTGAACATCTAGATCTTTCCCATAATAACTTCGATGGTCCTATTCCATGTTCAGTTTTCAACTTCACTCAACTTCAGTTTCTAGATCTTTCTAAAAACAAGTTGGTGGGTTCCTTTCCCTCAAAAGTGAGTGGGCTTTCACAACTTAGTATTCTACGCCTTCATCACAACTTTCTCAGTGGCAGGGTACCATCCTGGTTCTTCACTCTTCCATCTTTAGTTGAGTTAATGCTCAATAGTAACAAGTTGAATGGCAATTTTGAATTGACCAAACTATCAGAGCTCAGCAAACTTGAGGTGCTCTCTCTCTCAGATAATGCTTTGTCATCATTTACCAGTGCAAGCAATTCCAATTACTCTTTGCCTCGTCTTGTGAGTTTACAACTCTCTTCTTGCAACATCAGCGAATTTCCAAATTTTGTAAGAAATTTAGAAGGTTTGAACTTTCTAAACCTTTCTTACAATAGAATTCATGTTATCGAGGCAGATATGTTTCTAAAGTTTAAAGGCCTTCAAGTCTTGGATCTTTCGCACAACATTCCGCTGTCTGTGGGCAACAATAGCGAGGTTGATCTTGTTTTGCCCTGGCTTAGTGACTTGTGCTTGTCTTCTTGTAATATAACTGAATTATCAAATTTCTTGACAACGCAAGAGAGTTTGATGTTTTTAGACCTTTCAAACAACAATATTCAAGGCCGAATTACAGAGCAAGAAAACAATTGGGGAAGCAACCTAGTGAATCTTGATCTCTCTAACAATTTGTTGACAGCTCTAGAATATTATCCATGGAAGAGTATTGAACTTCTTGATCTTGGCTCCAACCTGATAGAAGGGCCACTTCTAGCACCTCCACCTTCCACGATGGCTTTCTTAATCTCAAACAACAGATTAAATGGAGAAATTCCATCTTCGATATGTAATCCAGAGAGTTCGTATCTCATTCTTTATCTCGACTTGTCCTATAACAACTTGAGTGGAGCAATCTCAAAATGCCTGGGCTTGAGATATCATTCAATTTTGGATTTGCAGATGAATAAGTTTTACGGAAACATCCCTGATTTTTGGGTTGAGAGAAATTACGGGTTACAAATACTTAACCTCAACAACAACGATTTTGATGGGTCATTACCTAAATCCTTGGCCAATTGTCTTGGTTTAGAAGTGTTAAATCTTGCAAACAACAAGATAAATGACACATTTCCACACTGGTTGGGAGACCTTCCTCGGCTAAAAGTTCTTGTGTTGCGCTCCAACTATTTTCATGGGCAAATAGCCCATTCTGCAAACGAGTCGCATTTCTCGACTCTGCAAATTTTAGACCTCTCGTATAATAGGTTTTCTGGTTTTCTGCCAACAACATACTTTAGAAATTTCAAAGGTATGACGAATTTGGCCAGTGTTCCAATGGAATATATAGGAGCTGACAGAAGCTATTACATTTATTCCTTGGCTTTAACAATTAAAGGTGTGGAATTCATGCTCGAGAGAGTTCTAACTATTTTTGCAGCCATCGATATGTCAAGCAACAGATTCGAAGGAACAATTCCAGAGACAGTTGGAAACCTTATTTCTCTCAAAGTGCTCAACTTGTCTCATAATCACTTAACTGGTCATATTCCTTCCTCATTAGGAAATCTGGCACAACTGGAGTCACTAGATCTCTCTTGCAACAAGCTTGTTGGGGAGATTCCTTCAGAGCTGACTGATCTGAATTTTCTTGAAGTGTTAAACCTGTCAGAGAACCAGCTCGTTGGCCTCATACCTCAGGGAAAACAATTCAACACCTTCCTCAACGATTCCTACGTTGGCAATACAGAGTTGTGTGGGTTTCCCGTGTCAAAAAGCTGTGGCCATAGTGATCCACCATCAGCAATTTTTGAAGAAGAGGAATTTGATTCTGCATTTGGACTGGATTGGAAATTTGTAATGATGGGTTATGGATGTGGATTGGTTTTTGGATTTTCAGCAGGATACATCATGATGACAATTCGGAAACCAAAATGGCTTGTTTGGATGATTCAACAAGCAGGCAACAGAGTTCTTAGGAGATTCAAGAAAAATCGTTGA
- the LOC107934661 gene encoding receptor-like protein 19, with the protein MKRWLIPSYFVIFSLFFTYNSSALTLPFCPHDQSAALIQFNSSFSIDCSGFRQPSISRAKTISWEEGTNCCLWDGVKCDTETGNVIALDLSFSCLFGPFPSNNTLFLLRHLRQLNLAGNDFRFSPMASQFGQLTSLTHLNISWSSFIGKVPPEISRLSKLLSLDLSMSGLMFEGHVFENMVANLTQLRHLLLSEVNMSQVVPTSFLNMSSYIQTLVLENNYELHGKFPEDVFRFPYLQKFRVSSNFLELKFPKTNWSAPLKSLQVTLSYLEELPDSIGDLTSLEILDLPVNHLGGPIPASLGNLTQLKYLDLSDNNLSGVLPVSAFNLRQVQFVDFSGNKLAGSFPSQVSELSQLSILDLDRNFLSGRVPSWLFSLPSLVLLRLSNNKLTGPIDQFDKVTPLEEAYLQNNEIEGPVPGSIALLVNLIYLDLSSNKLSGNFDLDKLSKLKKLESLTLSNNALLSFTSESKANYSLPNLLSLNLSSCDIIDFPDFVRNLEGLRELDLSNNRIHVIEANMFVKLKELQRLDLSHNSLLSLSNSGNLSLFLPNLGYLSLSSCNLTSFANFLTIQESLRELYLSNNSIQGQITKQERTWGSNLVILDLSNNLLTVVEYYPWRNIKVLRLDSNLLEGPLLVPPPSTSVFSISNNKLTGEVPYSICEFGTEIDAALDLSHNNLSGVIPKCAGLANIAYLDLHANNFHGNIPDFCVNENNMLSTLNLNDNDFDGPLPKSLANCLLLEVLILGNNKINDTFPYSLGNLPSLQVLVLRSNNFHGQVINPDNQSYFSNLRILDLSHNNFSGYLPTNFFKSLEGMMGLADVDMAYMGDRFQYYTDSMVLTMKGEDIVLERILTIFAAIDMSSNKFEGTIPETVGNLISLQVLNFSHNHLTGHIPSSLGNLVALESLDLSCNELVGEIPSELTGLNFLEVLNLSENQLVGLIPQGKQFNTFLNDSYAGNIGLCGFPVSKSCGRSEPPPAIFDEEEVDSAFGLDWKFVMMGYGCGLVFGFSAGYIMMTIRKPKWLVGMIQRAGNRVLRRFKKYR; encoded by the coding sequence ATGAAAAGGTGGTTAATACCATCGTATTTTGTGATCTTTTCCCTCTTCTTTACCTATAATTCTTCTGCTCTAACATTACCGTTTTGCCCTCATGACCAAAGTGCTGCCTTAATCCAATTCAACAGCTCCTTTTCCATTGATTGTTCCGGTTTTAGGCAACCATCTATATCCAGGGCTAAGACAATCTCCTGGGAGGAAGGAACAAACTGTTGCTTGTGGGATGGGGTTAAGTGTGATACTGAAACAGGGAATGTGATTGCCCTTGATCTTAGTTTCAGCTGCCTTTTTGGCCCTTTCCCCTCTAACAACACCCTCTTCCTACTCCGCCATCTCCGTCAGCTTAACCTTGCCGGGAATGATTTCAGATTCTCCCCAATGGCATCCCAGTTTGGTCAATTGACTAGTTTGACCCATCTAAACATCTCCTGGTCCAGCTTTATTGGTAAAGTTCCACCTGAAATCTCTCGCCTTTCTAAACTATTATCCCTTGATTTATCCATGTCTGGTTTGATGTTTGAAGGGCATGTCTTTGAAAATATGGTCGCAAACTTGACACAACTAAGACACCTTCTCCTCTCAGAAGTCAATATGTCTCAAGTTGTTCCTACTTCTTTCCTTAACATGTCTTCTTACATACAAACTCTTGTCCTCGAGAATAATTACGAACTGCACGGAAAGTTCCCTGAAGATGTTTTCCGCTTTCCTTACTTACAAAAGTTCCGTGTTTCTAGTAATTTTCTTGAACTCAAGTTCCCAAAGACTAATTGGAGTGCTCCCCTCAAGTCACTGCAAGTAACGTTGTCATATTTGGAGGAACTGCCTGATTCAATTGGTGACCTTACATCTCTGGAGATATTGGATCTTCCTGTTAATCATTTAGGAGGGCCAATTCCAGCATCTCTTGGCAACCTCACCCAACTAAAGTATTTAGATCTTTCCGATAATAACCTTAGTGGTGTTTTGCCAGTTTCAGCTTTTAACCTTAGACAAGTTCAATTTGTAGATTTTTCAGGAAACAAGTTGGCTGGTTCCTTTCCTTCTCAAGTAAGTGAACTTTCACAACTTAGTATTCTAGACCTTGATCGCAACTTTCTCAGTGGCAGGGTACCGTCCTGGTTGTTTTCTCTTCCATCTTTAGTTTTGTTGAGGCTCAGTAATAACAAGCTTACTGGTCCAATTGACCAATTTGACAAGGTTACTCCATTGGAGGAGGCTTATTTGCAGAACAATGAGATAGAGGGTCCAGTTCCTGGTTCTATTGCCCTACTTGTGAACCTTATTTATCTTGATCTTTCCTCCAATAAGTTGAGTGGGAATTTTGACTTGGACAAACTATCAAAGCTCAAAAAACTTGAGTCTCTTACTCTCTCAAATAACGCTTTGCTATCATTTACCAGTGAAAGCAAGGCCAATTACTCCTTGCCTAATCTTTTGTCACTAAACCTCTCTTCTTGTGACATCATTGATTTTCCAGATTTTGTAAGGAATCTAGAAGGTTTGAGAGAGTTAGACCTTTCGAACAATCGAATCCATGTCATTGAAGCAAATATGTTTGTGAAGCTTAAAGAACTTCAAAGACTGGATCTGTCACACAACAGCCTGCTATCCCTGAGCAACAGTGGCAACCTTAGTCTTTTCTTGCCAAATCTTGGTTACTTGTCATTGTCATCATGTAATCTAACTTCATTTGCAAATTTCTTGACAATACAAGAGAGTTTGCGAGAGTTATACCTTTCGAACAACAGCATTCAAGGCCAAATTACCAAACAAGAAAGAACTTGGGGAAGCAACCTAGTGATTCTTGATCTTTCTAACAATTTGTTGACAGTTGTAGAATATTATCCATGGAGGAATATAAAAGTTCTTAGGCTTGACTCCAACCTGCTAGAAGGGCCACTTCTAGTACCACCGCCTTCCACATCTGTTTTCTCCATCTCAAACAACAAATTAACGGGAGAAGTTCCATATTCGATTTGCGAATTCGGCACAGAAATTGATGCAGCTCTCGACTTGTCTCATAACAACTTGAGTGGAGTAATTCCAAAATGTGCAGGCTTGGCAAATATTGCTTACCTGGATTTGCATGCGAATAATTTTCATGGAAACATCCCTGATTTTTGTGTTAATGAAAACAATATGTTAAGTACACTTAATCTCAACGACAATGATTTTGATGGGCCATTACCTAAATCCTTGGCCAACTGTCTTCTTTTGGAAGTGTTGATTCTTGGAAACAACAAGATAAATGACACATTTCCCTATTCGTTGGGAAATCTTCCTTCGCTTCAAGTGCTTGTCTTGCGCTCCAACAATTTCCATGGTCAAGTAATCAATCCAGACAACCAATCTTATTTCTCAAATCTGCGAATCTTAGACCTCTCCCATAATAATTTCTCTGGTTATCTGCCAACAAATTTCTTCAAGAGTCTTGAAGGTATGATGGGTTTGGCCGATGTTGATATGGCTTATATGGGAGATCGTTTTCAATATTACACAGATTCCATGGTTCTCACAATGAAAGGTGAGGACATTGTGCTAGAGAGAATTCTAACTATTTTTGCAGCCATCGATATGTCAAGCAACAAATTCGAAGGAACAATTCCAGAAACAGTTGGAAACCTTATTTCTCTCCAGGTGCTCAACTTTTCTCACAACCACTTAACCGGTCATATTCCTTCCTCATTGGGGAATTTGGTAGCACTTGAGTCGCTAGATCTTTCTTGCAACGAGCTTGTTGGGGAGATTCCTTCGGAGTTGACTGGTTTGAATTTTCTTGAAGTGTTAAACCTGTCAGAGAACCAGCTCGTTGGGCTCATACCTCAGGGAAAACAATTCAACACCTTTCTCAACGATTCCTACGCAGGCAATATAGGACTGTGTGGGTTTCCCGTTTCAAAAAGCTGCGGCCGTAGTGAACCACCACCAGCAATTTTTGATGAAGAGGAAGTTGATTCTGCATTTGGATTGGATTGGAAATTTGTAATGATGGGTTATGGGTGTGGATTGGTTTTTGGATTTTCAGCTGGTTACATCATGATGACAATTCGGAAACCAAAATGGCTTGTTGGGATGATTCAACGCGCAGGCAACAGAGTTCTTAGGAGATTCAAGAAATATCGTTGA